In one window of Candidatus Scalindua sp. DNA:
- a CDS encoding glycosyltransferase, whose amino-acid sequence MGDDILIVNAVAMQTSATGDYLYRVEQPSIAMGKIPGVAVITVSTISPHFETICLHADVLILHLLTEHDLLPVVEERKRRRLATVYEISDNFAADQPGVGIRGWFRDPFNRAQAFQLITMADAVQVTGDGLLEKYRFLNTRMVVFENQICETGAMRTEEPRSIVIGWGGSSGHAEDLIYIAETITAICNRHPHAIFSFMGNREQYDIIFASIKENQRIFTAPGTLSEYYQFLETLDIGIATMLDTPYNQCRSDIKFVEYASRGVVPVLSAITPYKKHAVHGTNAFLFKDNNELEEILGDLIANPYLRRDVADNAFTYVEEKRMEDQNAENRVSFYKKLCMKKRGTDIKDFPLARLSPGSEAYDVEKTRAEMLLREGVEEEAHGNVDGARSLYQDAHEAMSDYYLPLFWLGYSHMRHKEGGKAMKYFGRTLEKNPRSVRSLLYMGKILESREKEKALARYEAALSVSSSYAPCIEAIALLCEKSGYYSNAVTFYNNALAVNPFYSNAALGLGRVYQVLGENEKAYMAYQVAADLSATQIEYS is encoded by the coding sequence ATGGGAGATGACATATTGATCGTGAATGCTGTTGCCATGCAGACATCGGCAACAGGAGACTATCTCTACCGCGTAGAACAACCTTCGATCGCAATGGGTAAAATTCCGGGAGTGGCCGTTATCACTGTCAGTACGATATCTCCCCATTTTGAGACGATTTGCCTGCATGCAGACGTTCTGATCCTCCATCTCTTGACCGAACACGATTTATTGCCTGTGGTAGAAGAACGAAAAAGGAGGAGACTCGCAACGGTTTATGAAATATCTGACAATTTTGCTGCAGACCAGCCAGGTGTGGGGATAAGAGGGTGGTTCAGAGATCCCTTTAACAGGGCACAAGCCTTTCAACTGATCACTATGGCAGATGCGGTTCAGGTAACAGGAGACGGGCTCCTTGAAAAATACCGGTTTTTAAATACCAGAATGGTTGTCTTTGAGAATCAGATCTGTGAAACTGGTGCAATGAGAACAGAAGAACCCCGTTCCATTGTGATTGGCTGGGGAGGGTCATCCGGGCATGCCGAAGACCTGATCTATATCGCAGAAACGATTACCGCTATCTGTAACAGACATCCTCATGCAATCTTCTCTTTCATGGGAAACAGGGAACAGTATGACATAATCTTTGCATCCATTAAGGAAAACCAGAGGATCTTTACCGCACCGGGGACACTCAGTGAATACTATCAGTTTCTGGAAACACTGGATATCGGTATTGCGACAATGCTCGATACACCGTACAACCAATGTCGTTCTGACATAAAGTTTGTTGAGTACGCCTCCAGGGGGGTAGTTCCCGTTCTCTCAGCAATCACCCCTTACAAAAAACATGCGGTTCATGGAACCAATGCCTTTCTCTTCAAGGACAATAACGAACTTGAAGAGATCCTTGGCGATCTTATTGCCAACCCTTATTTGAGACGAGACGTTGCAGACAATGCATTTACATATGTTGAGGAGAAACGCATGGAAGATCAGAATGCAGAAAACAGGGTAAGCTTTTATAAAAAACTCTGCATGAAGAAGAGGGGTACGGACATCAAGGATTTTCCCCTTGCAAGGCTGAGCCCGGGAAGCGAAGCGTATGATGTCGAAAAAACAAGGGCAGAGATGCTCCTTCGCGAGGGGGTGGAGGAAGAGGCACATGGTAATGTTGATGGTGCCCGGTCTCTTTACCAGGATGCCCATGAGGCCATGTCGGATTATTATCTACCGCTTTTCTGGCTTGGTTACAGCCATATGAGGCACAAGGAGGGAGGGAAGGCCATGAAATACTTCGGTCGCACCCTGGAGAAGAATCCCCGATCTGTCAGGTCTCTGCTCTATATGGGAAAGATACTCGAATCCCGCGAAAAGGAAAAGGCTCTGGCCAGGTATGAAGCTGCACTATCTGTTTCGTCATCCTATGCACCCTGTATTGAGGCGATTGCGCTTCTCTGTGAAAAATCCGGGTATTATTCAAATGCAGTAACATTTTACAATAATGCCCTGGCGGTAAATCCGTTTTATAGTAATGCAGCTCTGGGTTTAGGGAGGGTATACCAGGTGCTTGGAGAAAATGAAAAAGCGTACATGGCCTACCAGGTAGCAGCTGACTTATCTGCAACTCAGATAGAATACTCATGA
- a CDS encoding class I SAM-dependent methyltransferase translates to MKDKSEALYESWDRRWEGSEESERITFVGRIMFNAKKNVIAKVIHKLPIKTVMEVGCGLGHTMEVFREQGFYCKGVDVSPHAVSVCKQKGLNVSLQKLEDITGQYDLVSSDGMLEHFLHFEPYARMLMGVSRNYVLLIQPNHDSFWGKTLAYLAEMIRGDENVFEYNYRVQDFIGIFNRNGFEVVDNYPVFFDVFRLLLFRKR, encoded by the coding sequence ATGAAAGATAAGAGCGAAGCATTATATGAGTCCTGGGACAGACGCTGGGAAGGGTCTGAAGAGAGTGAGCGGATTACTTTTGTCGGCAGAATAATGTTCAACGCAAAGAAGAATGTAATAGCAAAGGTAATTCATAAACTGCCAATTAAGACGGTAATGGAGGTCGGGTGCGGTCTGGGGCATACTATGGAGGTGTTTAGAGAACAGGGTTTTTACTGCAAAGGAGTTGATGTCTCACCACATGCTGTCTCTGTCTGCAAGCAGAAAGGCCTCAACGTGAGTCTGCAGAAATTAGAAGATATTACTGGGCAATATGATCTGGTTTCAAGCGACGGGATGCTCGAACATTTTCTGCATTTTGAACCATATGCCCGCATGCTTATGGGCGTAAGCAGAAACTACGTACTCTTAATTCAGCCGAACCATGATTCCTTCTGGGGAAAGACCCTTGCCTACCTGGCAGAAATGATCAGAGGCGATGAAAATGTATTTGAATATAATTATCGTGTACAGGATTTTATAGGGATATTTAATCGTAACGGATTTGAGGTGGTTGATAATTATCCGGTCTTTTTTGACGTTTTTCGGTTGTTATTGTTCAGGAAAAGATAA
- a CDS encoding glycosyltransferase → MHVSIIVTCYNEERNIRECLNTLLNQTYDNGKYEIIVVDGCSKDGTQSIVKEFAGAHSNVFLAVEPEKGTAAGRNRGVHTARYDHIAFIDGDCEAPPEWLATLVTNYVNIQQKNEDVVAVGGANIPPENANRFLRAIGIALDSYMGSFCSVQGRQFREPRFVTSLSNLNVLYNKQKIKDIGCYDESLASEAEDADINFRLFSAGNRFLFLPCSFVWHKMRPTPVTWLRNMFRYGKGRARLLKRYPQMWTVSFTLPLFFIASFFSLLLIPFSLLFSLSALYFPALFCFSSYICLRKGNPTLVLHVMLVYLIQHFGYAAGEVYGLLNTKVK, encoded by the coding sequence ATGCATGTATCCATAATTGTAACCTGCTATAACGAAGAGCGGAATATTCGGGAGTGCCTGAACACCCTGCTCAACCAGACCTATGATAACGGTAAATATGAAATTATCGTAGTTGACGGATGCTCAAAAGATGGTACCCAATCAATCGTAAAAGAGTTTGCAGGAGCGCACTCTAACGTTTTTCTCGCTGTTGAACCTGAAAAGGGTACTGCTGCAGGGAGAAACAGGGGTGTTCACACCGCCCGGTATGATCATATTGCCTTTATTGACGGAGACTGCGAAGCACCACCGGAGTGGTTAGCAACGTTGGTAACCAATTATGTGAACATTCAACAGAAAAACGAAGATGTGGTTGCTGTGGGGGGGGCTAACATTCCGCCGGAAAATGCGAACCGTTTTTTAAGGGCAATAGGGATTGCGCTGGATTCGTACATGGGAAGCTTCTGCAGCGTCCAGGGAAGACAGTTCAGGGAACCACGGTTTGTGACAAGCCTTTCAAATCTCAATGTATTATACAACAAGCAGAAGATAAAGGATATTGGATGCTATGATGAATCACTTGCCAGTGAGGCTGAGGATGCTGATATAAATTTCAGACTCTTCTCTGCCGGTAACAGGTTCCTGTTTCTTCCCTGTTCGTTTGTATGGCACAAGATGCGGCCGACACCGGTGACATGGTTGAGAAACATGTTTCGCTATGGAAAGGGGAGGGCCAGGCTCTTAAAAAGGTATCCTCAGATGTGGACAGTATCTTTTACGTTGCCGCTCTTTTTTATTGCCTCTTTCTTTTCTCTCCTTTTAATTCCGTTTTCCCTGCTATTCTCCCTGTCAGCACTCTATTTTCCAGCACTCTTCTGCTTCTCTTCGTATATCTGCCTGAGAAAAGGAAACCCGACCCTGGTGCTGCATGTTATGCTGGTCTATCTTATTCAACACTTTGGATATGCTGCTGGTGAAGTATATGGACTGCTGAACACAAAGGTAAAATAG
- a CDS encoding B12-binding domain-containing radical SAM protein: MNILFINPPFMGRFSRSSRSPAVTKGGTLYYPIWLAYAAGVLEQAGHDIRLFDAPADDLDLGDIIDHLDGFIPEMVVVDTSTPSIYHDIQAAENIKQNFSSAFMVVVGTHPSSLPEETLSLSDRIDAIAVGEYEYTLRELASVLEGDRVLDTVKGLVFRKGDEIVRNGEREKIEDLDTLPFVSSVYKRHLHYRNYFFAAANYPMVMIITGRGCPFKCFFCVYPQVFHGRRYRTRSAENVVDEFEYIVGNFPGIEEIGIEDDCFTANRGHAREICELLIKRGIKIKWYCNVRGDVDYDLLKLMKLAGCRLVTAGFESGSQHVLDNMHKGEKVERYYQFAKETRRAGLLVHGCIMVGNPGDTRETVAESYEFAKKMNCDSMQFYPLYVYPGTEAFDWAQHNGYLQTNDFSRWLTKDGLHNCVLSTPELSSEEMVSLCDYYLKKYHLRPGYLLSKFRQAIIHPSEGYRTYKSAKVFFSRILNGQLAGSN; encoded by the coding sequence ATGAACATTTTATTTATCAACCCGCCATTTATGGGTCGCTTTTCCCGCTCATCGCGAAGCCCTGCGGTGACGAAAGGGGGGACTCTGTACTATCCCATCTGGTTGGCGTATGCAGCAGGTGTTCTGGAACAGGCGGGACATGATATAAGACTGTTTGATGCTCCAGCCGATGACCTTGACCTGGGTGATATCATTGACCATCTGGATGGTTTTATCCCTGAGATGGTCGTGGTTGATACAAGTACACCAAGCATCTATCATGACATCCAGGCTGCTGAAAATATCAAACAGAATTTCTCTTCAGCTTTCATGGTTGTTGTGGGGACACATCCATCCTCTTTACCTGAAGAGACCTTGAGCCTGAGCGATCGTATAGATGCAATTGCCGTCGGAGAATATGAGTATACTCTCCGGGAATTAGCTTCTGTACTTGAAGGTGACAGGGTTTTGGATACGGTTAAAGGTCTTGTCTTCAGGAAAGGTGATGAGATTGTCAGAAATGGAGAGCGGGAGAAAATTGAAGATCTTGATACTTTACCGTTTGTTTCATCTGTGTATAAAAGACATTTACATTACCGGAACTATTTCTTTGCGGCCGCAAATTATCCCATGGTGATGATAATTACCGGTCGTGGCTGCCCGTTCAAATGTTTTTTCTGTGTCTACCCCCAGGTGTTTCACGGGAGGAGATACCGTACCCGGTCTGCTGAAAATGTGGTTGACGAGTTTGAGTATATTGTGGGGAATTTTCCGGGCATAGAAGAGATAGGTATTGAAGATGACTGCTTTACCGCAAACCGTGGCCATGCAAGAGAGATTTGTGAACTGCTCATCAAACGCGGAATAAAGATAAAATGGTACTGCAATGTACGGGGAGATGTTGACTACGATCTCTTGAAACTCATGAAACTGGCAGGCTGCCGCCTGGTAACCGCAGGTTTTGAGAGCGGGAGTCAGCATGTTCTCGATAACATGCACAAAGGTGAGAAGGTTGAACGGTACTACCAGTTTGCAAAGGAGACCAGGAGAGCGGGGCTCCTGGTACACGGCTGCATCATGGTCGGTAATCCCGGTGATACCAGAGAAACAGTGGCAGAGAGTTATGAGTTTGCGAAGAAGATGAATTGTGACAGTATGCAGTTTTACCCACTTTATGTCTATCCGGGTACGGAGGCCTTTGATTGGGCGCAACACAATGGCTATCTCCAGACAAATGACTTTTCGCGCTGGCTGACAAAAGATGGTCTGCATAATTGTGTCTTGAGTACCCCGGAATTATCATCAGAAGAGATGGTCTCTCTCTGTGATTATTATCTGAAGAAATACCACCTGCGCCCAGGTTATCTTCTTTCCAAGTTTCGGCAGGCAATTATCCATCCATCAGAAGGTTATCGGACTTACAAGTCGGCAAAGGTCTTTTTCTCGAGGATACTCAATGGCCAGCTTGCCGGAAGCAACTGA
- a CDS encoding radical SAM protein, giving the protein MVTTTLDEKVSVFSTREEDIKSVCRTPEEKERLGRLLDEAEAQSKRKEIIRTKQPRPFLKYLILWKIRFHYGIHWNKPLYPLRLARNVLLGKFYNMFGIKKHVLRGLEFAGTYKCNFTCNHCLCSRIDESSTRREMSPEDYRRVTKEAMKLGATTFGLEGGEPFVTKEWDKIIEACQPEYNHVIISTNGYLFDEKKAKRCAELGVDTINFSLDSGIPELHDAFRRKRGSFDLVVKGIRLCKKYKIKIIINTVVHKGNIYTDGFRKLLEFADREKVLVNTLLAKGVGSFKDKDVMLSKEDLQAYEKIIEPYFYVQRHLNYNYGKQFGCPGTKEMINFTPYGDVMNCANMHVYFGNVCEEPLGVIRDRALKNTPFGRYHSCFLADDPDFMEIYYNKLNKKGYLSIDELTTAIKEYENANDKIVYPELHVMNN; this is encoded by the coding sequence ATGGTTACTACCACATTAGATGAAAAGGTTTCGGTATTCAGTACAAGGGAGGAAGACATAAAATCTGTCTGCAGGACACCTGAAGAAAAAGAACGGTTAGGAAGATTGCTTGATGAGGCGGAAGCACAGTCGAAAAGAAAGGAGATTATCAGGACAAAACAACCAAGGCCTTTCTTGAAATATCTCATTCTGTGGAAGATCAGGTTTCACTATGGCATTCACTGGAATAAACCCCTCTATCCTCTCAGGCTGGCAAGGAACGTACTGCTGGGGAAATTTTACAACATGTTCGGCATAAAAAAGCATGTTCTGAGAGGGCTGGAATTTGCGGGTACCTATAAGTGCAATTTTACCTGTAACCATTGTCTCTGCTCAAGGATAGATGAATCCAGCACAAGGAGAGAGATGTCACCTGAAGACTATCGAAGAGTCACAAAGGAGGCGATGAAACTGGGCGCAACTACATTCGGTCTTGAAGGCGGTGAACCCTTTGTAACAAAAGAGTGGGACAAGATCATAGAGGCATGCCAGCCAGAATACAACCATGTAATAATTTCGACAAACGGATATCTCTTTGATGAGAAGAAGGCGAAAAGATGTGCCGAGCTTGGGGTGGATACAATTAACTTCAGCCTGGACAGCGGAATTCCTGAACTTCATGATGCCTTCAGGAGAAAAAGAGGAAGCTTTGATCTTGTCGTTAAAGGCATCAGGTTGTGTAAGAAATACAAAATCAAGATAATCATTAATACTGTCGTACATAAAGGAAATATTTATACTGATGGGTTCAGAAAATTGCTGGAGTTTGCGGACAGAGAAAAAGTACTCGTTAATACCCTGCTTGCAAAAGGTGTTGGAAGCTTCAAAGATAAAGACGTCATGCTGAGTAAAGAGGATCTCCAGGCGTACGAAAAGATTATTGAGCCGTATTTTTATGTACAACGTCATCTCAACTATAATTATGGAAAGCAGTTTGGATGTCCCGGAACAAAAGAGATGATTAACTTTACCCCTTATGGCGATGTTATGAATTGCGCAAACATGCACGTATACTTCGGAAATGTATGTGAGGAACCCCTTGGTGTAATCAGGGACAGGGCATTAAAAAACACACCGTTCGGTAGATACCATTCCTGCTTCCTGGCAGATGACCCTGACTTTATGGAGATATATTACAATAAACTGAACAAAAAAGGGTATTTATCGATTGATGAGTTGACAACCGCCATAAAGGAGTATGAAAATGCCAATGATAAGATAGTTTACCCGGAACTTCATGTTATGAATAACTGA
- a CDS encoding YdcF family protein produces MIKSNGTNYKLLFFFLLGLNVIALTFPFTPVTNYLYAILEVESEVRQADAIVLLSSANYTEHIFERNTYQRMIHAYNLYNQGYADKIIICGGVLKEGMPSVAELMKNFLVEIGIHEESIMTENNSQNSYENIKNVMTILKEQNVKNSLLVTSSYHMFRSLAVCRKLGVTVYPAPVPCYEKSVFHATLRTRFVLEILREYGAIVYFRIKGWI; encoded by the coding sequence GTGATAAAAAGCAATGGTACCAACTATAAACTACTATTCTTTTTCCTGCTCGGATTAAACGTAATTGCTCTAACTTTTCCTTTTACTCCAGTTACCAATTATTTATATGCAATTTTAGAAGTAGAGTCGGAAGTCAGGCAAGCAGATGCTATCGTTCTTCTCTCTTCGGCAAATTATACCGAACATATATTTGAGAGAAACACGTATCAAAGGATGATCCATGCGTATAATTTATACAATCAGGGTTACGCAGACAAAATAATAATATGTGGTGGTGTCCTTAAGGAGGGAATGCCGTCTGTCGCCGAATTAATGAAAAACTTTCTGGTAGAAATCGGTATTCATGAAGAAAGTATCATGACTGAGAATAACTCTCAGAACTCTTATGAAAACATTAAAAACGTAATGACAATATTAAAAGAACAAAATGTAAAGAATTCTCTTTTGGTTACATCATCCTATCATATGTTCAGGAGTCTTGCTGTTTGCAGGAAACTGGGTGTTACTGTATACCCGGCACCAGTCCCCTGTTATGAAAAAAGTGTTTTTCATGCAACACTGAGAACCAGATTCGTTTTAGAAATTTTACGAGAGTACGGAGCTATAGTTTATTTCAGGATTAAAGGGTGGATATAA
- a CDS encoding B12-binding domain-containing radical SAM protein, translating to MDNKVKTLLLHLPQNLDDVSDYAALLQPYGLAMVSSVLKQNGCDVVLLDAFAQQKSRDEIIEYVKSINPDILGITVMTHNVGQTVQFLREMKTLLPKMVTVLGGIHASIEYQNLLSNYPYVDIAVIGEGELTMLELVESIQLRKPLQDIKGIAYREEGEVRINPFRENIQNLDSLPFADWESLPMEKYWDRWTIEKNYACLIVSRGCPFSCTFCGHSIIGKSYRAKSPGKVLEEIKLLYDRYNVRNLTLADSTLNVSNKWLRNICEGLINIKRPIKWGCSIRADHVDRETLALMKKSGCVKIFIGVESADNEMLKSMRKNESIEKIKEGIQMIKEAGLTPDLGFIIGMPGETTKSIMKTIEFARTFNKSVCSFTYATPYPGTELYEMVKKDGFSVEDWSKHNTYTLAYIPKGFTRQELQYYFELAVKSTYLRIPFLVTQLLNIRSYTNFKVNVKFAYRLFFKTISRKKRLGVS from the coding sequence ATGGATAATAAAGTAAAAACCCTTTTGTTACACTTACCTCAAAATTTAGATGATGTCTCTGATTATGCCGCTCTTTTACAACCATATGGTTTAGCAATGGTGTCGAGTGTCTTAAAACAGAATGGGTGTGACGTTGTTCTGTTGGATGCATTTGCTCAGCAAAAAAGTCGAGATGAAATAATAGAATACGTTAAAAGCATAAACCCAGATATCCTGGGTATTACGGTAATGACGCACAATGTCGGGCAAACGGTACAGTTTTTACGAGAGATGAAAACATTATTACCAAAGATGGTTACGGTTCTTGGTGGGATTCATGCATCCATAGAATACCAGAACCTGTTAAGTAACTATCCATATGTTGATATTGCCGTTATCGGTGAAGGTGAGTTAACGATGCTTGAGCTAGTAGAGAGTATTCAACTGAGGAAACCTTTACAAGATATAAAAGGGATTGCCTATAGGGAAGAAGGTGAAGTCAGGATAAATCCTTTTAGGGAAAATATCCAGAATTTAGATTCCTTACCATTTGCAGATTGGGAATCGTTACCCATGGAAAAATACTGGGACAGATGGACAATAGAAAAGAATTATGCATGTCTAATAGTAAGCCGAGGATGCCCATTTTCATGTACTTTTTGTGGCCATAGTATAATAGGGAAAAGCTATCGAGCAAAGTCTCCTGGGAAAGTTCTGGAAGAGATAAAGCTTTTATATGACAGATATAATGTAAGAAATTTGACTCTAGCTGATTCTACCCTGAACGTAAGTAACAAATGGCTCAGAAATATTTGTGAAGGACTCATAAATATTAAAAGGCCGATTAAGTGGGGGTGTAGCATAAGAGCGGACCATGTGGATAGAGAGACGTTGGCGCTCATGAAGAAAAGTGGATGCGTAAAGATATTTATCGGTGTTGAATCCGCTGATAATGAAATGCTGAAAAGTATGAGAAAGAACGAAAGTATAGAGAAAATAAAAGAGGGTATACAAATGATAAAAGAGGCCGGACTCACTCCTGACTTGGGATTCATAATAGGTATGCCTGGAGAGACAACGAAGTCAATAATGAAAACAATTGAGTTTGCAAGAACATTCAATAAAAGTGTTTGTTCTTTTACGTATGCTACACCATATCCGGGGACAGAGTTGTATGAAATGGTCAAAAAAGATGGTTTTTCTGTTGAAGACTGGTCAAAGCATAATACCTATACACTTGCTTATATCCCCAAGGGATTTACAAGGCAAGAACTTCAGTACTATTTTGAACTTGCTGTAAAAAGTACCTATCTAAGGATTCCTTTTTTGGTCACACAGCTCTTAAACATAAGATCATATACGAATTTTAAAGTAAACGTTAAGTTTGCATATAGACTTTTCTTTAAAACTATCTCCAGAAAGAAGAGATTAGGGGTATCTTGA
- a CDS encoding B12-binding domain-containing radical SAM protein, translating into MKDNIKTLLLRLPQNLDNVHEITNILHPYSLAIISGFLKYHKKDVTLFDAAVYRLEQDAILEYVKELNPQILGLSIMSQHLFYTIQFLKEIKTLMPEIVVVVGGPHVCADYDNLMGNNKEIDIAVIGEGEQTMLEIIESIQGGNSLDTIKGIAHRVRGETKITSVREYIANLDLLPFADWGSLPMEKYSDAITVKKNYGGIMASRGCPYACTFCGARTALGVKARMRSPGNILEEINLLYNKFHVRQILFHDSTFNLDNLWLSEICEGILEMNKHLIWGCNVRTERLDREVLKLMKRSGCIRAFVGVESADNRVLKRMKKGTTIEKIEKGIRLLEEVGITTDCGFILGMPGETEDSIKNTIEFAKRIKKGICTFSLASPFPGSEFYEIAQEEGFKVKDWSKHDLYTMAYIPKDLTKEKLEFYYKFAVRSFYLRVSFILNQLLQIRSFRNLKIMMTAAYSIFFKRFVTFKR; encoded by the coding sequence ATGAAAGACAATATCAAAACCTTACTATTAAGATTACCTCAAAATCTGGATAATGTACATGAGATTACGAACATACTACATCCGTATAGCCTCGCTATTATTTCAGGGTTTTTAAAATACCATAAAAAGGATGTGACACTGTTTGATGCTGCGGTTTACCGTTTAGAGCAAGACGCCATCTTAGAATATGTAAAAGAACTAAATCCCCAAATCCTTGGACTTTCTATAATGTCACAGCATCTTTTCTATACTATTCAGTTTCTTAAAGAGATAAAGACACTCATGCCTGAAATTGTAGTTGTAGTTGGTGGTCCACATGTATGCGCTGATTACGACAATCTTATGGGTAATAATAAGGAAATTGATATAGCCGTAATTGGTGAGGGTGAACAGACAATGCTTGAAATCATAGAGAGCATTCAAGGTGGAAATTCATTAGATACGATCAAAGGAATTGCCCATAGAGTGCGTGGAGAAACAAAGATTACGTCTGTGAGAGAATATATCGCAAATTTAGATTTATTACCTTTTGCAGACTGGGGATCTCTTCCTATGGAAAAATATTCTGATGCCATAACAGTGAAAAAGAACTACGGTGGTATTATGGCAAGTCGAGGATGTCCATATGCTTGTACCTTTTGCGGAGCCAGGACCGCTCTCGGTGTTAAGGCGAGGATGAGATCACCAGGAAATATTCTTGAGGAAATAAATTTATTGTATAACAAATTTCATGTTAGACAGATCTTATTCCACGATTCAACATTTAATCTGGATAACCTATGGTTGAGTGAAATTTGCGAAGGTATATTAGAAATGAATAAGCATCTTATTTGGGGTTGTAATGTAAGGACTGAAAGGCTTGACAGAGAAGTCCTGAAGCTCATGAAGAGAAGCGGATGTATCAGAGCTTTTGTGGGGGTAGAATCTGCTGACAACAGAGTTCTCAAAAGAATGAAAAAAGGTACTACGATCGAAAAGATAGAGAAGGGTATTCGACTACTTGAGGAAGTTGGGATAACGACTGATTGTGGGTTTATCCTGGGAATGCCTGGTGAGACCGAAGATTCAATTAAAAATACAATAGAATTTGCGAAGCGAATAAAAAAGGGTATTTGCACTTTTTCTCTTGCCTCTCCGTTTCCGGGATCAGAATTTTACGAAATTGCGCAGGAAGAGGGGTTCAAAGTGAAAGATTGGTCTAAGCATGATTTGTATACAATGGCTTATATCCCAAAGGATCTCACAAAAGAAAAACTTGAATTTTATTATAAGTTTGCGGTAAGGAGTTTTTACTTGCGAGTCTCTTTTATTTTAAATCAGTTATTACAGATAAGATCATTTCGTAATTTGAAAATAATGATGACTGCCGCTTATAGTATTTTCTTTAAAAGGTTTGTTACCTTTAAGCGGTAG
- a CDS encoding radical SAM protein has product MRAKKKFSILSNNFRALRSYHNKRTILVNPPSYIWLEPTNNCNLKCIMCPTGTGKVDIEKGFMDYRLYKKIIVEISEYTSAVTLAISGESLLHPEFFKMVEYANSKEIKVLLNTNATLLTKKKAELLLESGISEISFAFDGLKKSMYESARVGANYEKTLRNILYFLKLKKERKSKYPYSILSILELEIEDYSEMEKKTFLKIFDGLIDEIRTREVSTWGSTFKDTDKFAYRDNRNVCGPCSRLWSTACIMWNGDVVPCVYNANHEYVIGNITKKSFIDIWNGEEMVRLRMSMIEGDYLDISPLCENCIVLGTPPILSIPSGIRLSLTDAVINITGYSFEKIALFLANRLRNGTFTAKTIN; this is encoded by the coding sequence ATGAGAGCCAAAAAGAAATTTAGCATATTATCTAACAATTTCAGGGCATTAAGGAGCTACCACAATAAGCGGACAATCCTGGTCAATCCGCCAAGTTATATATGGCTTGAACCGACAAACAATTGCAACTTGAAGTGTATTATGTGTCCAACCGGCACGGGGAAAGTTGATATTGAAAAAGGTTTTATGGATTATAGGCTCTATAAAAAAATAATTGTGGAGATAAGCGAATATACTTCAGCGGTCACGCTCGCAATTAGTGGAGAATCACTACTTCATCCTGAATTTTTTAAGATGGTTGAATATGCGAATTCAAAAGAGATAAAGGTACTCCTCAATACAAATGCCACATTACTAACCAAAAAAAAGGCTGAACTCTTATTGGAATCTGGAATATCAGAAATAAGTTTTGCCTTTGATGGCCTCAAAAAGAGCATGTATGAAAGCGCCAGAGTAGGAGCAAATTATGAAAAGACACTGCGTAACATTCTCTATTTTTTAAAATTAAAGAAGGAGAGGAAGAGTAAGTACCCTTATTCCATATTATCTATCCTGGAACTTGAAATTGAAGATTACAGTGAAATGGAGAAAAAAACTTTCTTAAAAATTTTTGATGGGCTGATAGATGAAATACGAACAAGGGAGGTCTCAACTTGGGGAAGTACATTCAAGGATACGGATAAATTTGCTTATCGAGACAACCGTAACGTTTGTGGTCCTTGTTCAAGACTCTGGAGCACGGCGTGCATTATGTGGAATGGTGATGTTGTCCCGTGTGTTTATAACGCAAACCATGAATATGTAATTGGCAACATAACAAAAAAATCGTTTATTGATATTTGGAATGGAGAAGAGATGGTTAGGTTGAGAATGTCTATGATAGAGGGAGATTATCTGGACATATCTCCATTATGTGAAAATTGCATAGTATTAGGTACACCACCAATTTTAAGTATACCATCAGGAATACGATTAAGTTTAACGGACGCTGTTATAAATATAACGGGATACAGTTTCGAAAAAATAGCTCTGTTTCTTGCTAATCGATTAAGAAATGGGACTTTTACGGCGAAAACAATTAACTAA